One Bythopirellula goksoeyrii genomic window, GACACTACACACGCCACTCATGAGTGGATCGAATGCGATTAGTGGCATCACGCTTGTCGGTGCCCTCTTAGCCGGAGAAGGGGTCTTAGGCGGTATACTCGGATTTCTAGCCATCGTATTTGCCACGACCAACGTCATCGGTGGCTTTCTAGTTACCCATCGCATGCTCTCGATGTTCAAGAAGAAGAAATAATCCATTCCCAAGTTAAGGGCGCACCGTAGTGTTTAACATCGTACTGAAACCGATCGTGATTGCTCAGCAATCTCTCGAAGGGCTTGAGAAGCCAGTCGTCGAGGCTGCGGAGAAGGTGGCCCAGGTAGTCTCGTGGCCCCAGTTCTCCAACTTCGGCTACTTGGTCGCCTCGGTGTTGTTCATCCTGGGCATCAAAGGCTTGACCCACCCTCGCACTGCTGTGCGAGGCAATCTGCTTGGTGCTACTGGCATGCTGATTGCTGTCTTAGTCACCCTAGTAGGAGGCCATGTGAGTTGGCCCGTTGCTATCGCTGGCATCGCCGTGGGGACGGCAGCGGGCACTTGGTTTGCCAATACGGTGCAGATGACTCAGATGCCACAGTTGGTGGCCTTGTTCAACGGTTTTGGTGGCATCGCCTCGGTCCTTGTGGCCGGCGCAGAAGTGCTGCGCGAAGCGCCCTCTACGGGAAACGTAGCTGTGGCCGGTCTCGCAGCGGGACTTGCCGGGTTGATTGGCTCGGTAACTTTCACCGGTTCACTTGTCGCCGCAGGTAAGCTGCAAGAGTTGCCCCAATTCAGAAAGCCTTTCAGTTTTCCCGGTCAACAGATTATCAACGCAGTGTTGGTAGCTGTCAGTTTGCTGTTGTGTCTCAACATGATGGACGGCTCTGGTGTTGAATACATCCTGCTTACAATCATTGCCTTGATTTTGGGTGTGTTTCTCGTGACACCCATCGGCGGAGCCGATATGCCTGTGGTGATTGCACTGTTGAATAGCTATTCAGGTTTGGCTGCCTCGGCAGCTGGCTTTGTGATTAACAATAACGTGCTGATCGTGGCGGGGGCACTTGTGGGTGCCTCGGGAATTATTCTTACCAACATCATGTGCAAGGCGATGAACCGATCGCTGCTCAATGTGCTGTTTGCCAAGTTTGAACCCAGCGCCGATGGACCCAGCGATGACGAAGTCTACGCCGGCAAGATCAAGAGCACCTCTCCTGAAGAGGTGGCCATGCTGCTCGACGGTGTCCAACGTGTAGTGGTAGTACCGGGCTACGGCTTGGCCGTCGCCCAGGCGCAACACATTGTTCGTGAGTTGGCCACATTGCTCGAAGCCGAGGGGGTTACGGTCGAATATGCTATCCACCCAGTTGCCGGTCGTATGCCTGGTCACATGAATGTGCTATTGGCCGAAGCCGACGTCCCCTACGACCAACTCAAGGAAAT contains:
- a CDS encoding NAD(P)(+) transhydrogenase (Re/Si-specific) subunit beta; the protein is MFNIVLKPIVIAQQSLEGLEKPVVEAAEKVAQVVSWPQFSNFGYLVASVLFILGIKGLTHPRTAVRGNLLGATGMLIAVLVTLVGGHVSWPVAIAGIAVGTAAGTWFANTVQMTQMPQLVALFNGFGGIASVLVAGAEVLREAPSTGNVAVAGLAAGLAGLIGSVTFTGSLVAAGKLQELPQFRKPFSFPGQQIINAVLVAVSLLLCLNMMDGSGVEYILLTIIALILGVFLVTPIGGADMPVVIALLNSYSGLAASAAGFVINNNVLIVAGALVGASGIILTNIMCKAMNRSLLNVLFAKFEPSADGPSDDEVYAGKIKSTSPEEVAMLLDGVQRVVVVPGYGLAVAQAQHIVRELATLLEAEGVTVEYAIHPVAGRMPGHMNVLLAEADVPYDQLKEMDEINPTFSQCDVAIVIGANDVVNPVANTDPSSPIAGMPILNVSDARTVVVVKRSLSPGFAGIPNPLFAADNCLMLFGDAKQAMMDLVAAMKDS
- a CDS encoding NAD(P) transhydrogenase subunit alpha; this encodes MDIITGLTIFVLAVFVGVEVITKVPPTLHTPLMSGSNAISGITLVGALLAGEGVLGGILGFLAIVFATTNVIGGFLVTHRMLSMFKKKK